The genomic stretch CTGATCCTTGCTTTTACCGGAAACTAATGGATCTGGCACAATTTCCTGCTGTTGGGTTGGGCCCACTTTAAGTGGGGATGGTGTGTCAAGTCCCGCGGAGGCGCGACCAAAGCAAATAAAGGAAGCGCAACCGCGGGAAAGCCGGTTCTTTGTGGAAGCCAGCTGGAGGTCGGTGTCAGGTTCTTGGTCCACCAACTGGTAATGATTATACGGGGATACTCTCATCTGTTTGTCTTCGTTCTTCTGACCCAAGAGAAGAAGGGTCAGGCCTTTGCTATACCCAGAAGCTGAAGCAGAGAAGAATCCTCCTCCTTCCACTGCCAATAACATTAGTCCTGCTCATTTGTGCACCATCAATCAATTTTGAGAGTACTGCCTTCTCCTCCAAGAACGAGGCGAGTAGCCCTTCATCCATAACATCGATCATTATAAGACTGCTCACACACCATTAAAAGCATTGAGAGAAACAAGATAAAAGTAAATGCACCAGAACAGATCGGCTCATGGCAACATCGTGTTAGgaacaagagagaaatattCTCAGCAAGTAAATATttacagaaaaagaaattccaCCAGAAAACTATAGATTGTAGGGAATGTTGAAAAGTAAAATTgttgatggaaaaaatgaataaaacagAAGAAATGAAGTCGAACTGAATTATATTCACGATATCCAACAGTCCATTCTCCATGCGATATGGTTGTTTGATTGCTAAATTCCACCCTACATTGCATTTTCCTTTAGATTCACTTTTTGGTGAACTAACCGGAATAAGAGAACTGTGAGGATGCACAGAGGAGTACAGGATGACAGAAAATCGATGCCCGTCTTCAGGACGGCAATTAAAACAGCCTACACTAAAGGAGGGCTAGTGTTCAGCTCTTAGTACGATTGCTACTTTTGCTCTTACTAttattacaaaattatttaatgGCTCCTAAATTGAAACTACACTCAATGTGATAAAAGGCTGCTCCAGACATGCACTATAACCCTCTTTAGCCTTAAAGAGAACACAAGACCTTCGTCTGCACAACCAAGAGAAACAAACATTATCCTCTCACAGCCAATCCAGCCAAACTAACATGTAATACAGACAGAGCGtttccaattccaattttagCAGGTGGTTCCAACGTTCATTAAAATTCTCCAAATCCagcaaaggaaagaggaaagggTTATCGATCACATTCAAATTAAGCAGCCGATTTGAGCTGAACTAAGTTCCTGTCGTCACCGCAACGAGCAAGCCGACACGAAGATGATGATAGTCTCATCTAATTTCACTTCCATCACAAGTTCCCAGGCGCAGCACAAAACCTCATATCTGAGCTCGAGTAAAAGCGACAGCATTCCAAATTTTTACGGAGCATCCTAACCTCCGCAGATaatcaaactgaaaaaaaacaaaaaaaaagaaagaacgatGCAGAGAACAAGACGACTCGGGCGACCTCAAATCAAGCACCGCCGCGCTCATCTATCCCCCCCTCGACCCCCGACTCTCCCACCCTCGGGAACAACGAAGCAACAAGCAGAAGAAAGCCAGATCGAAAGAGATACAAGGGGAGGAGCGGACGGAACAAGCACCCGAAGAGAGACGGACGGATCGCCGAAGAGAGATCTCCCTCGGCAAAGCAGGCGGCGAGGATTTTGGGCGGGGGTGCCGAATCGGCGGCTCCGGCTCCGGCGCCGGCGCGACGAGCTCTCTGGCCGGTTGTCTACGACGGAAGATCGCCGAGGAATTTCgcagagaggaggaaaaaggggCGAGGAGGAATAGTGAAAGAGTATATATGGATaggaattatttttaaaaaggagGGGAGGGACAGGGACAGTGACTGAAATGGCGCATGATAGCGACGGCACCCCCCCGCCCCCCATCTCCTCCCTTGTGTCGCTGCCTGTTATTTGTTTTTCCGGGGGGAATATTGTCGTCTCTTCCTTTCCATCCCCCGAGCATTATTTATTTCACGAAGtatacaatttttaataaagggaaaaaaccaaaaaaaaaattataaatttatataaATTACGgcacatttatttatttattttttaaattgtgacgtcaaaaatcataaacttgtacTCATTcgacacatttattccaaacttgtaCCGGTACGACACGtttgccctaatttttttcacgtgccacaaaaaatctcaaacttttatccGTGTTACACATTTGCCTCGAAATTTAGGACAATTTTATCACTCGCctaaaattttggggttttctaaaaaaaaaaaaaaatttggagtaaatgCGTTATAGTAagcatagtttgagatttttttttgtgttggatGTATCCGCTAATGCGTCTTCGGATGCCTCTGCAGATTCGGGTGCTCCACTTGCTTTTTGTCCGGTGGAAAATTGTGTTCGGTATTACTTACTTGTGGAACTATCAAAAGTCTATTCCTTAATGCAATGTAAGTTCGACAAAAATGGGGTAAATTCGGTAGTCTTGCAAGCATATGTTActtttttcgtaaaaaaaaaaaaaagtttgcgataaatgtgtcacggtgAACGTAGTTTGAGGTTGTTTATgctacaaaaaaagtttagagtaaatgtgcCATGGTagacatagtttaggatttttggttttttttttaaatatttctcTTAAAATTATAGATTATATCGCttaaattaattagttaatgaaaaaatataatttaggtCAACTTTTCgaggacgatgaaaatatttttcattcaatttttagaagaatatttttccaatcattcgtttttcatgaaataaatgtatAGAAATTTGtgatatttctgaaaaattattCGCAATGTTTGGTTGTGATTTgaaattgaacttttcaatattttcagtcggtaaggaaaatctatttttttttttcctgtgtaACCAGGGAACCAAGCCCGAATCCTCTAGTTCTCAGGCATGAGCAGGGAAACGATCCCGGGTCCACCGAAGCAGAGCCCGAGAACCTAATGCCAATGACTAAACTCCATGGTGCCTGGACCCAAGTCCATGCAGGTCGTGTTGGGGTCAATCGAGGGCAATCCTCGGCACCCTGGCCTTAGTACATCGAGGCCGATCCCAATACCCTTGCACCCATGCTCAAGACCCTAGTGCCCTAACCTAGAAGCATCAAGGACGATTTCAGGACTtggataggggtgagcaaaaagagCCGATCATACTAGCTACTTTGATTCGGTTCTTAGGGGCGTCGGTTCGGTCCTagttccataaaaatggaaCCTGTAATTGTTGGTCCGGTTCCTAGTTTCAAAGGCGGAATCGCCCACCCAAACAACTCGACTCGTcccgaccatttttttttttcacttttaattatATTCCTTAAAAATCTTTGAGAAAATCATTTAAATTCTCAAATTATTAGGGATACTTTTATACATTTGAAATGTAAATATATGTTTCAAACATATACGACCGGTTTCATTAGATCTATTAGAAATCGGACTAGACCGATCGGTCCGTTCCGGTTCTAAGGACCTTCGGATCAATCTAGGAATCGATCACCTCTACCTATGCCCATGTCCTAGGCGCCCGCACTCTGGTTCATCGAGGCCAAGCCCCAAGACCAGTTCCCTAACACCTACACCTAGACTCAATCCATCAAGGTCAAGCTTAAACCTCGGTGCTCGCACCCACTCTCGTGTCTTGGCACCTGGGCTCATGTCCATCGAGGTTGAGCATCGGGGACTTAGAATGCCAAGCTCGAGTCCTCGATCGACCATGTCCAGGCACGAGCACTAGGGTCCTAACCCCGGTCTCTCCTAGGATCGACAGGGGACCTAGGCTTGGCCTTAATGGACTCGGGTGTGGGCGAGGGCACTGGGGACCTAGGCTTGACCTTGATGCACCCGAGCGTGGGTGTCGGGGTTCGGTGCACAACCTCGATAGACCCAAGTCTAGGAGTGAGGGACTCGATCCAAAGCCCCAACATTTGGAGCCAAGCCTCGATGGATTTAAGCTCAGGACGTGGGGTCC from Rhodamnia argentea isolate NSW1041297 chromosome 2, ASM2092103v1, whole genome shotgun sequence encodes the following:
- the LOC115750735 gene encoding uncharacterized protein LOC115750735 — encoded protein: MLLAVEGGGFFSASASGYSKGLTLLLLGQKNEDKQMRVSPYNHYQLVDQEPDTDLQLASTKNRLSRGCASFICFGRASAGLDTPSPLKVGPTQQQEIVPDPLVSGKSKDQSTVVEDDDARKVALRSSLKKPLTSNTVQVGNTNENQAVNEDGKDTHGLVERRRVQWTDACGSELVETREFEPSETGGSDDELDNGDERSCSCSIM